In the Heteronotia binoei isolate CCM8104 ecotype False Entrance Well chromosome 13, APGP_CSIRO_Hbin_v1, whole genome shotgun sequence genome, one interval contains:
- the KIF2B gene encoding kinesin-like protein KIF2B: MRKGAFHHQTLVDRGLLPWVAACPPCPFSRFPLLPRIKRAAPSPLQAEPAMARHFGGIQMGVYLEIKRSDGRIHPAVVTALHEDSGSVTVEWFEQGTNKGKKVELGLAFALNPHLAPQGTPSDQGDRPGSPANYVVTPIAKEKPSGDNADREPKRAPSVGTAGRDSPGAGRKSPCVLEVERLRERREKRHQEVLEQRAQREAHARHPHADVIAMIDDYRHALERGGAAFVAQSCPPEASRGAAASHARKISVCVRKRPLSQREADLQDFDVVTIPCPDVVMVHEARQKFDLTRYLENQTFRFDHAFDERASNESVYKHTAQPLLETIFRGGMATCFAYGQTGSGKTHTMGGDFSGKKQEPSKGIYAMVAKDVFGMLQEPAYKTLELQVFGAFFEIYWGKVYDLLNWKNQLRVLEDRNQQVQVVGLLEQEVLCMEDVMKLIERGNRCRTSGQTSANTHSSRSHSVFQIILKRKGRLYGKFSLIDLAGNERGADTFSADRQTRLEGAEINKSLLALKECIRALGRNKGHTPFRASKLTQVLRDSFIGENSCTCMIATISPGLKSCEHTLNTLRYANRVKELSLDPNAFKQFHAIAPRSVYQPDDLAKSWTIQSLPETDEFKVFCVQKEDQVSPQTLTFISRQKGQKKRKGIDERMLLEDHQDSLEWLKAFLSIAEEIDYDIDFYAAQFEAVLAKKIAILSEIQDKLKSFRSDLCNKELGNGQVAVKRSRIL, encoded by the coding sequence ATGCGCAAGGGTGCCTTTCACCACCAGACTCTAGTGGACCGCGGCCTCCTGCCTTGGGTGGCAGCGTGTCCGCCCTGTCCCTTCTCTCGCTTCCCGCTGCTGCCAAGGATCAAGAGGGCGGCCCCCTCCCCGCTCCAGGCGGAGCCGGCCATGGCGAGGCACTTCGGGGGCATTCAGATGGGCGTCTATTTGGAAATCAAGCGGAGCGACGGGCGGATCCACCCGGCCGTCGTCACGGCGCTGCACGAGGACTCCGGCAGCGTGACGGTGGAGTGGTTCGAGCAAGGGACCAACAAGGGCAAGAAGGTGGAGCTCGGCCTCGCCTTCGCGCTCAACCCCCATTTGGCGCCGCAGGGGACGCCCTCGGATCAAGGCGATCGCCCCGGCTCGCCCGCCAACTACGTCGTGACCCCCATCGCGAAGGAAAAGCCGAGCGGGGACAACGCGGACCGCGAGCCCAAGAGGGCTCCCTCGGTGGGGACGGCGGGCAGGGACAGCCCCGGCGCCGGGCGCAAGTCGCCCTGCGTGCTGGAGGTGGAGCGCCTGCGCGAGCGGCGGGAGAAGCGCCACCAGGAGGTGCTGGAGCAGCGGGCCCAGCGCGAAGCCCACGCCCGGCACCCCCACGCTGACGTCATCGCCATGATCGACGACTACCGCCACGCCTTGGAGCGGGGCGGGGCCGCTTTCGTGGCCCAAAGTTGCCCGCCGGAGGCCAGCCGGGGCGCGGCAGCCAGTCACGCCCGCAAGATCTCGGTCTGCGTGCGCAAGAGGCCGCTGAGCCAGCGGGAGGCCGACCTGCAAGACTTCGACGTGGTCACCATCCCCTGCCCAGATGTGGTGATGGTACACGAGGCCAGGCAAAAGTTCGACCTCACGCGTTACCTGGAGAACCAGACCTTTCGCTTCGACCACGCTTTCGACGAGCGCGCCTCCAACGAGAGCGTTTACAAGCACACGGCCCAGCCGCTCCTGGAGACTATCTTCCGGGGGGGCATGGCCACCTGCTTCGCCTACGGGCAAACCGGCAGCGGCAAGACCCACACCATGGGGGGTGACTTCTCTGGCAAAAAGCAGGAGCCTTCCAAGGGGATCTATGCCATGGTGGCCAAGGATGTGTTTGGGATGCTGCAGGAGCCCGCTTACAAGACACTGGAGCTGCAAGTCTTTGGGGCTTTCTTCGAGATCTACTGGGGGAAGGTCTATGACCTGCTCAACTGGAAGAACCAGCTGCGGGTGCTGGAGGACAGAAACCAACAGGTTCAGGTGGTTGGGCTGCTGGAACAAGAAGTGCTCTGCATGGAGGATGTGATGAAGCTCATTGAGAGAGGGAACAGGTGCCGGACCTCCGGACAGACCTCTGCAAACACCCATTCATCACGAAGCCACTCTGTTTTTCAGATCATCCTCAAGAGGAAAGGGAGGCTGTATGGGAAGTTTTCCTTGATTGATTTAGCTGGCAATGAGAGAGGAGCAGACACTTTCAGTGCAGACAGGCAAACCAGGCTGGAAGGAGCAGAGATCAACAAGAGTCTCTTGGCACTGAAGGAATGCATAAGAGCCTTGGGGCGCAATAAAGGCCACACTCCGTTTAGAGCTAGCAAGCTTACCCAGGTGTTGAGGGACTCATTCATAGGGGAAAACTCATGCACTTGCATGATTGCCACCATTTCCCCTGGGCTGAAGTCGTGTGAACACACACTCAACACTCTGAGATACGCCAACAGAGTGAAGGAACTGTCCCTGGACCCAAATGCTTTCAAACAATTCCACGCTATCGCACCCAGATCTGTCTATCAACCTGATGACTTGGCAAAGTCATGGACCATCCAAAGCTTGCCTGAGACAGACGAGTTCAAAGTCTTTTGCGTTCAGAAGGAGGACCAGGTCTCACCACAGACACTTACGTTCATTAGCAGACAGAAAggccagaagaagaggaaggggatTGATGAGAGAATGCTGCTGGAGGACCACCAGGATTCTCTCGAGTGGCTGAAAGCATTCCTCAGCATAGCTGAAGAAATAGACTACGACATAGATTTTTATGCAGCACAGTTTGAAGCCGTGCTGGCCAAGAAAATCGCCATTCTGTCTGAGATCCAAGATAAATTGAAATCTTTCCGCTCAGATCTTTGCAACAAAGAACTAGGGAATGGGCAGGTAGCTGTGAAAAGATCTCGCATTCTATGA